A portion of the Halopelagius inordinatus genome contains these proteins:
- a CDS encoding acyl-CoA mutase large subunit family protein yields MYDEDDLATIREARAEWEAETRDPVRERHGERKDRFATVSNLEVDDLYTPGDVADIDYEDDLGFPGEYPYTRGVYPTMYRGRTWTMRQFAGFGTAEETNERFHYLTEQGQTGLSTAFDMPSLMGKDSDDPLSDGEVGKEGVAVDTLRDMEILFDGIDVGEVSTSFTINPSAPVVYAMYVAIADQQDVPREEIRGTLQNDMLKEFIAQKEWVVPPNPSLKLVTDTVEFCAEETPKFHPISVSGYHIREAGSTAVQELAFTLADGFAYVEDAVERGMDVDEVAPLLSFFFNSHNSIFEEVAKFRAARRIYARVMKDWYEAEAEASTKLKFHTQTAGQSLTAQQPLNNIVRVTIQALAGVLGGTQSLHTNSYDEAFALPGEEAVRVALRTQQIIAEESGAADVVDPLGGSFFVESLTDEVEAEAMAYIEELREMGEGSIRDGILAGIDEGYFHREIQGSSYEYQERVEEGEEVVVGVNKYAMDEDTKPDLLHVDEATQDRQLARLESVKDERDDEAVTESLERVREAVENGENVMPALVEAVKTYATMGEIMDVFEAEWGTYREEVGVV; encoded by the coding sequence ATGTACGACGAGGACGACCTCGCGACGATACGCGAGGCCCGCGCCGAGTGGGAGGCGGAGACGCGAGACCCCGTCCGCGAACGGCACGGCGAACGGAAAGACCGCTTTGCGACCGTCTCGAACCTCGAAGTCGACGACCTGTACACGCCCGGAGACGTGGCGGACATCGACTACGAGGACGATTTGGGGTTCCCCGGCGAGTACCCGTACACGCGCGGCGTCTATCCGACGATGTACCGGGGCCGGACGTGGACGATGCGGCAGTTCGCCGGATTCGGCACCGCAGAGGAGACGAACGAGCGATTCCACTACCTGACAGAACAGGGGCAGACGGGGCTATCGACGGCGTTCGACATGCCCTCTCTCATGGGGAAAGACTCGGACGACCCGCTTTCGGACGGGGAAGTCGGAAAGGAGGGCGTCGCCGTCGATACCCTGCGTGACATGGAGATTCTGTTCGACGGCATCGACGTCGGCGAGGTGTCTACCTCCTTTACCATCAACCCCTCCGCGCCCGTCGTCTACGCGATGTACGTCGCAATCGCGGACCAACAGGACGTCCCGCGCGAGGAGATTCGGGGAACCCTCCAAAACGACATGCTCAAGGAGTTCATCGCGCAGAAAGAGTGGGTCGTCCCGCCGAACCCCTCGCTGAAACTCGTCACCGACACGGTGGAGTTTTGCGCCGAGGAGACGCCGAAGTTCCACCCGATCTCCGTGTCGGGCTACCACATCCGCGAGGCGGGTTCGACGGCGGTGCAGGAACTGGCCTTCACCCTCGCCGACGGGTTCGCGTACGTCGAAGACGCCGTCGAACGCGGGATGGACGTAGACGAAGTCGCCCCCCTGTTGTCGTTTTTCTTCAACTCCCACAACTCCATCTTCGAGGAGGTGGCGAAGTTCCGCGCGGCGCGACGAATCTACGCGCGCGTGATGAAAGACTGGTACGAGGCCGAAGCGGAGGCGTCGACCAAACTGAAGTTCCACACCCAGACCGCCGGGCAGTCGCTGACCGCCCAACAACCGCTGAACAACATCGTCCGAGTGACGATTCAGGCTCTCGCGGGCGTCCTCGGCGGGACGCAGAGTCTCCACACGAACAGCTACGACGAGGCCTTTGCGCTTCCCGGCGAGGAGGCCGTCCGCGTCGCCCTCCGCACCCAACAGATCATCGCAGAGGAGTCCGGCGCGGCGGACGTCGTCGACCCTCTCGGCGGCAGTTTCTTCGTCGAATCGCTGACCGACGAGGTAGAAGCGGAGGCGATGGCGTACATCGAGGAACTGCGGGAGATGGGCGAGGGGTCGATCCGTGACGGCATCCTCGCGGGCATCGACGAGGGTTACTTCCACCGCGAGATACAGGGCTCGTCCTACGAGTACCAAGAACGCGTCGAGGAGGGCGAGGAAGTCGTCGTCGGCGTCAACAAGTACGCGATGGACGAGGACACCAAGCCGGACCTGCTCCACGTCGACGAGGCGACGCAGGACCGGCAACTCGCCCGACTGGAGTCGGTCAAAGACGAACGCGACGACGAGGCGGTGACAGAATCGCTCGAACGCGTCCGCGAAGCGGTCGAAAACGGCGAGAACGTGATGCCCGCACTCGTCGAGGCGGTCAAGACGTACGCCACGATGGGCGAGATTATGGACGTCTTCGAGGCGGAGTGGGGGACGTACCGCGAGGAAGTCGGCGTCGTCTGA
- a CDS encoding acyl-CoA dehydrogenase family protein, producing MHFELTEAQRSLREEARKFAREEIEPRARELDRSETYPEEILAKLGERRYAGLTLPEEYGGRGEGLVELALVVEELSAALMSVASSLALHLGVATVVERFGTDEQRDTYLPEMATYDTVGALGLSEANAGSNKLQMETRARRDGSEWVLNGHKQWVTNFLDADVVLTYAKTGPDEDAPHNVSAFLVPAAEFEVETVWETLGAKSVKSPRVTLSDVRVGDDRLVGEAGEAYVQRGTVHTGVNVPARGVGIARAALEDTVEYTRDREQYGGTISDFQGVRWEVAKMAERVDTARLLTLRAADRADRAEAGADVRRETSMAKIRATQAAVDNANDAVQLHGGVGYTTERDVERYLRDARLLTIAGGPNETHKNTLADAVFDS from the coding sequence ATGCATTTCGAACTCACGGAGGCCCAACGCAGTCTCCGCGAGGAGGCGCGGAAGTTCGCACGCGAGGAAATCGAACCGCGCGCGAGGGAGTTAGACCGAAGCGAAACGTACCCCGAAGAGATACTCGCGAAACTCGGCGAACGGCGGTACGCCGGACTCACCCTCCCCGAGGAGTACGGCGGACGCGGCGAAGGATTGGTCGAGTTGGCTCTCGTCGTCGAGGAACTGTCGGCGGCGCTCATGTCCGTCGCCAGTTCCCTCGCGTTGCATCTGGGCGTCGCCACCGTCGTCGAACGGTTCGGCACCGACGAACAGAGAGACACGTACCTCCCGGAGATGGCGACGTACGACACCGTCGGCGCGTTGGGCCTCAGCGAAGCGAACGCGGGGAGCAACAAACTCCAGATGGAGACGCGCGCGCGGAGGGACGGAAGCGAGTGGGTGCTGAACGGCCACAAACAGTGGGTGACGAACTTCCTCGACGCGGACGTGGTGTTGACGTACGCCAAAACCGGACCCGACGAGGACGCCCCGCACAACGTCAGCGCGTTTCTCGTCCCCGCGGCGGAGTTCGAGGTGGAGACGGTGTGGGAGACGCTGGGCGCAAAGAGCGTCAAGTCGCCGCGCGTGACGCTCTCGGACGTCCGCGTCGGCGACGACCGGTTGGTCGGCGAGGCGGGCGAGGCGTACGTCCAACGCGGCACCGTCCACACGGGCGTCAACGTCCCCGCCCGCGGCGTCGGCATCGCGCGGGCCGCACTCGAAGACACGGTCGAGTACACCCGGGACAGAGAGCAGTACGGCGGGACGATAAGCGACTTTCAGGGCGTCCGCTGGGAGGTGGCGAAGATGGCAGAACGCGTGGACACCGCCCGCTTGCTGACGCTTCGGGCCGCGGACAGAGCCGACAGGGCGGAGGCGGGCGCGGACGTGCGGCGCGAGACGAGCATGGCCAAGATACGCGCGACGCAGGCCGCGGTGGACAACGCCAACGACGCGGTGCAACTGCACGGCGGCGTCGGCTACACGACGGAGAGAGACGTCGAACGCTACCTCCGGGACGCGCGCTTGCTCACCATCGCGGGCGGCCCCAACGAGACGCACAAGAACACGCTCGCGGACGCCGTCTTCGATAGCTGA
- the acs gene encoding acetate--CoA ligase encodes MSDGDGELEARLVEQEEFEPSDEFVEQANVSDPGIYDEFEENWPDCWERAADLLDWDEEYETVLDDSNEPFYEWFSDGTLNASYNCVDRHVENGDKNRVAIKWEGEHGETRTYTYQDLYREVNEFAAALREMGVEEDDVVTLYMPMVPELPIAMLACARIGAPHSVVFAGFSAEALATRMNSADSEYLVTCNGYYRRGDALDHLEKANEGLDDVDHGVEATVVVDRLGDDSFGHDLRGNQHDWDELVDEQRGERVDPVERDAEDMLFLMYTSGTTGEPKGVKHTTGGYLAYTAWTSHAVLDIEPEDTYWCSADIGWITGHSYIVYGPLALGTTTVMYEGTPDYPERDRLWDIVEKYAVDIFYTAPTAIRAFMKWGTEFPERRDLSSLRLLGTVGEPINPRAWKWYYKHIGGEDCPVVDTWWQTETGGMMVTTLPGVGNMKPGSAGPPLPGIDARIVDTEGEEVEAGRAGYLTVNKPWPGMLRTLYNNDERFVSEYWEEYSDPDADEWVYFPEDGAKIDDDGYITVLGRVDDVLNVSGHRLGTMEIESAIVGVEGVAEAAVVGGDHEVKGEAVYAYVILEDGYDGGEEMRGRIIEGVEDAIGPIARPEQVVFTPELPKTRSGKIMRRLLEEIANEEELGDTTTLRNPEIVTDIQSKVQGD; translated from the coding sequence ATGTCAGACGGTGACGGTGAACTCGAGGCACGGCTAGTTGAACAGGAAGAATTCGAGCCCTCTGACGAGTTCGTCGAACAGGCGAACGTCTCGGACCCGGGTATCTACGACGAGTTCGAGGAGAACTGGCCCGACTGTTGGGAACGGGCCGCCGACCTGCTCGATTGGGACGAGGAGTACGAGACAGTTCTCGACGACTCGAACGAACCGTTCTACGAGTGGTTCTCCGACGGAACGCTCAACGCGTCGTACAACTGCGTGGACCGTCACGTCGAGAACGGCGACAAGAACCGCGTCGCCATCAAGTGGGAGGGAGAACACGGCGAGACGCGGACGTACACGTATCAGGACCTCTACCGCGAGGTCAACGAGTTCGCGGCGGCGCTTCGAGAGATGGGCGTCGAGGAAGACGACGTCGTCACCCTCTACATGCCGATGGTGCCGGAACTTCCCATCGCGATGCTGGCGTGCGCCCGCATCGGCGCTCCCCACTCCGTCGTCTTCGCGGGGTTCTCCGCGGAGGCACTCGCCACGCGGATGAACTCCGCGGACTCCGAGTATCTCGTCACCTGCAACGGCTACTACCGCCGCGGCGACGCTCTCGACCACTTAGAGAAGGCGAACGAGGGACTCGACGACGTCGACCACGGCGTCGAAGCCACCGTGGTCGTGGACCGTCTCGGCGACGACAGTTTCGGTCACGACCTGCGGGGCAACCAACACGACTGGGACGAACTCGTCGACGAACAGCGCGGAGAGCGCGTCGACCCGGTCGAACGCGACGCCGAGGACATGCTGTTTCTCATGTACACCTCCGGGACGACCGGAGAGCCGAAAGGCGTCAAACACACCACCGGCGGCTACCTCGCGTACACGGCGTGGACCTCTCACGCCGTCCTCGACATCGAACCCGAAGACACCTACTGGTGCTCTGCGGACATCGGCTGGATCACCGGCCACTCCTACATCGTCTACGGACCCCTCGCGCTCGGAACGACCACCGTCATGTACGAGGGGACGCCCGACTACCCCGAGCGTGACCGCCTCTGGGACATCGTCGAGAAGTACGCCGTTGACATCTTCTACACCGCGCCGACGGCCATCCGCGCGTTCATGAAGTGGGGCACGGAGTTCCCCGAACGCCGCGACCTGTCGTCGCTTCGTTTGCTCGGGACGGTGGGCGAACCCATCAACCCGCGCGCGTGGAAGTGGTACTACAAGCACATCGGCGGCGAGGACTGCCCCGTCGTGGACACGTGGTGGCAGACGGAGACGGGCGGGATGATGGTGACGACGCTGCCCGGCGTGGGCAACATGAAACCCGGGTCCGCCGGGCCGCCGCTTCCGGGTATCGACGCGCGAATCGTCGATACCGAAGGCGAGGAAGTCGAGGCGGGGCGGGCGGGCTACCTCACGGTGAACAAGCCGTGGCCCGGCATGCTCCGGACGCTGTACAACAACGACGAGCGGTTCGTCTCCGAGTACTGGGAGGAGTACTCGGACCCCGACGCCGACGAGTGGGTGTACTTCCCCGAGGACGGCGCGAAGATAGACGACGACGGCTACATCACCGTCCTCGGGCGCGTCGACGACGTGCTCAACGTCTCGGGGCACCGCCTGGGGACGATGGAGATAGAGTCCGCCATCGTCGGCGTCGAGGGCGTCGCGGAGGCGGCAGTCGTCGGCGGCGACCACGAGGTGAAAGGCGAGGCAGTGTACGCCTACGTCATCCTCGAAGACGGCTACGACGGCGGCGAGGAGATGCGCGGGCGCATCATCGAGGGCGTCGAGGACGCCATCGGCCCCATCGCCCGACCCGAACAGGTCGTGTTCACGCCCGAACTGCCGAAGACTCGGTCGGGCAAGATAATGCGCCGCCTGCTCGAAGAGATAGCAAACGAGGAGGAACTCGGCGACACCACGACGCTTCGGAACCCCGAAATCGTCACCGACATCCAATCGAAGGTGCAGGGCGACTGA
- a CDS encoding long-chain-fatty-acid--CoA ligase, which yields MEKPLLVTDFLDRARRHYGKKEAVVATTGERYTYDEFGDRADRFSAALQRYGVEKGDRVAVLDPNTHYHLEAAYGSMQVGAVHTPLNYRLVPADYEYILNDADVDVVYADYEYAGKIEQIRDEVPTETFVTNDVEAVEGDWLSFDEELEASADYDRPEMDEDDIVTINYTSGTTGDPKGVCRTHRAETIHAYLVSMHQELADDDIYLWTLPMFHVNGWGHIYSVTGHGAKHVCTRGVDAADVLDAVREEDVSYMCAAPTVLKLLMDHYEAEGGVETTGSNPVRVATAGAAPPEATIRTVEDEFGWYLMHVYGATETGPLITTSHARRFFDDDDPERFDLKKRQGIGYLGTDVRVVDEDGEEVPRDGQTVGEIVVRGNQVMDRYWNKPEETETAFSERLDGYYHMGDLAVVDENGFVTIQDRKKDIIISGGENISSIELEDTLFDHDAVGDVAVIPAPSEEWGESPKAFVVPSNGDPSNPGVTEDDLIEYCKERIATFKVPKEIEFVAELPKTATGKVQKYELREREWEDEDRMVGQG from the coding sequence ATGGAGAAACCCCTCCTCGTGACCGACTTTTTGGACCGCGCGCGGCGTCACTACGGAAAAAAGGAGGCCGTCGTGGCGACGACCGGAGAGCGCTACACGTACGACGAGTTCGGAGACCGCGCGGACCGGTTCTCGGCGGCGTTGCAGCGATACGGCGTCGAGAAAGGCGACCGAGTCGCCGTCCTCGACCCGAACACGCACTACCATCTGGAGGCGGCCTACGGGTCGATGCAGGTCGGTGCAGTTCACACGCCGTTGAACTACCGACTCGTCCCCGCGGACTACGAGTACATCCTGAACGACGCGGACGTGGACGTGGTGTACGCCGACTACGAGTACGCGGGGAAGATAGAGCAGATACGCGACGAGGTGCCGACGGAGACGTTCGTCACGAACGACGTCGAGGCGGTGGAGGGAGACTGGCTCTCGTTCGACGAGGAACTGGAGGCGTCGGCCGACTACGACCGCCCGGAGATGGACGAAGACGACATCGTCACCATCAACTACACCTCCGGGACGACGGGTGACCCGAAGGGGGTCTGTCGCACCCATCGAGCGGAGACCATCCACGCCTATCTGGTGTCGATGCACCAGGAGTTGGCCGACGACGACATCTACCTGTGGACGCTTCCGATGTTCCACGTGAACGGGTGGGGTCACATCTACTCGGTGACGGGTCACGGCGCGAAACACGTCTGCACCCGCGGCGTCGACGCGGCGGACGTCCTCGACGCCGTCCGCGAGGAGGACGTCTCTTACATGTGCGCCGCGCCGACGGTGTTGAAACTGCTCATGGACCACTACGAGGCGGAGGGCGGCGTGGAGACGACGGGGTCGAATCCGGTGCGCGTCGCCACCGCGGGGGCGGCCCCGCCCGAGGCGACCATCCGAACCGTCGAAGACGAGTTCGGCTGGTATCTCATGCACGTCTACGGCGCGACGGAGACGGGTCCTCTCATCACCACGTCGCACGCCCGCCGCTTCTTCGACGACGACGACCCCGAGCGGTTCGACCTGAAGAAACGACAGGGCATCGGCTACCTCGGGACGGACGTTCGCGTCGTGGACGAAGACGGCGAGGAGGTGCCCCGAGACGGTCAGACCGTCGGCGAAATCGTCGTCCGCGGCAACCAGGTGATGGACCGCTACTGGAACAAACCCGAGGAGACGGAGACGGCGTTCTCGGAGCGGTTGGACGGCTACTACCACATGGGCGATTTGGCCGTCGTCGACGAGAACGGCTTCGTGACGATTCAGGACCGGAAGAAAGACATCATCATCTCCGGCGGCGAGAACATATCGAGCATCGAGTTAGAGGACACGCTGTTCGACCACGACGCCGTCGGCGACGTGGCGGTCATCCCCGCGCCCTCCGAGGAGTGGGGCGAGTCGCCGAAGGCGTTCGTCGTCCCGTCGAACGGAGACCCGTCGAACCCCGGCGTGACGGAAGACGACCTCATCGAATACTGCAAGGAGCGCATCGCGACGTTCAAAGTGCCCAAGGAGATAGAGTTCGTGGCCGAACTGCCGAAGACGGCGACCGGAAAGGTCCAGAAGTACGAACTGCGAGAACGCGAGTGGGAGGACGAAGACCGGATGGTCGGTCAGGGCTGA
- a CDS encoding GNAT family N-acetyltransferase: protein MDVRDANTHYAEQIQSVARESLIASYGHAFDEETLSDAVREWYDRDTVTDSLTDDDVILVVGTDDGEVVAFAESYVNEGEVSVGEIDWLHVLPAYRGEGLGTRLLREVERRLRAEGVERIQGRVLTENESGATFYEDHGFSRGSDRELDIGEETFVERVYTKPIENDTPTMETRETEAGERVFVAFDEAARGSESPFVVAYSDEGRERRYGWMCTHDGSFDLAMDTMGRIQCNTCGNRRKATRWDSSYL from the coding sequence ATGGATGTGCGGGACGCTAACACGCATTATGCCGAACAGATACAGTCGGTCGCCCGCGAGTCGCTCATCGCCTCGTACGGACACGCGTTCGACGAAGAAACGCTCTCGGACGCGGTCAGGGAGTGGTACGACCGCGATACGGTGACGGATTCGCTAACCGACGACGACGTGATACTGGTCGTGGGGACGGACGACGGGGAGGTGGTGGCGTTCGCCGAGAGTTACGTCAACGAAGGAGAGGTGTCCGTCGGCGAGATAGATTGGCTCCACGTCCTCCCGGCGTACCGCGGCGAGGGACTGGGGACGCGGTTGCTGCGGGAGGTAGAACGGCGACTCAGAGCCGAGGGCGTCGAGCGAATCCAAGGGCGGGTGCTGACCGAGAACGAGTCGGGGGCGACGTTCTACGAGGACCACGGCTTCTCCCGGGGGTCGGACCGAGAACTCGACATCGGCGAGGAGACGTTCGTCGAACGCGTCTACACGAAGCCAATCGAGAACGACACCCCGACGATGGAAACGCGGGAGACCGAGGCGGGCGAACGCGTCTTCGTCGCCTTCGACGAGGCCGCTCGGGGGTCCGAGTCGCCGTTCGTGGTGGCGTACTCGGACGAGGGCCGCGAGAGGCGGTACGGCTGGATGTGCACTCACGACGGTAGTTTCGACCTGGCGATGGACACGATGGGGCGAATCCAGTGCAACACCTGCGGCAACCGACGGAAGGCCACCCGCTGGGACTCGTCTTACCTCTGA
- a CDS encoding substrate-binding protein, with product MARDNKSLHRRDLLKAAGASTVGITALAGCSGGGGGDGGDGGDGGGGGGDGGGGGGGGDGGEDYPPLGNFPIEGDTATFGFNVPQSGPYASEGQDELRAYELAVKHLNNGGGWVDSQFDDLSGDGVLGYEIDYVDGDTATDADTARQSASRMVERDGAIMVSGGSSSAVAIAVQGLCQQEKVMFMACLTHSNDTTGKDCARYGFREVFNAYMTGQALAPVVRDEYGEDLKFYQLYADYSWGQTQQASMEKFMTEEAGWEQVDSVATPLGTSDYSTYLSQAANSGADVLILNHYGLDGSNSVQQAVDAGIDQDMEIIVPLYNRPMAEAAGGAIEDIYGTVAWDSQIDNEPSNQFTEVFQSEYDRIPSGVAQLAYAQTLQYAAAAERAGTFYPPEVIKQLEGYEYDNIGMGAETMRKCDHQAQRDVPVVKGLSSSDQSDGQYYELVNLTSRDDLGYACDEGPAAECELGSYE from the coding sequence ATGGCACGGGATAACAAATCTCTCCATCGGAGAGACTTGTTGAAGGCTGCTGGTGCAAGTACCGTTGGAATAACCGCGCTCGCTGGCTGTTCCGGCGGGGGCGGCGGCGACGGAGGCGACGGTGGCGACGGTGGCGGCGGAGGCGGAGACGGTGGGGGCGGCGGAGGCGGAGGCGACGGCGGGGAGGACTATCCGCCGCTCGGAAACTTCCCCATAGAGGGCGACACGGCGACGTTCGGGTTCAACGTCCCGCAGTCCGGTCCGTACGCTTCGGAGGGGCAGGACGAACTCCGCGCTTACGAACTGGCGGTCAAACACCTGAACAACGGCGGCGGATGGGTGGACTCTCAGTTCGACGACCTGTCGGGCGACGGCGTCCTCGGCTACGAAATCGACTACGTGGACGGCGACACCGCCACCGACGCCGACACGGCCCGTCAGTCCGCCTCTCGGATGGTGGAGCGCGACGGGGCGATAATGGTGTCCGGCGGGTCCTCCTCCGCCGTCGCCATCGCGGTGCAGGGGCTGTGTCAACAGGAGAAAGTCATGTTCATGGCCTGTCTGACGCACTCGAACGATACCACCGGGAAAGACTGCGCTCGGTACGGCTTCCGTGAGGTGTTCAACGCGTACATGACCGGACAAGCGTTGGCTCCGGTGGTGCGCGACGAGTACGGCGAGGACCTCAAGTTCTACCAGTTGTACGCCGACTACAGTTGGGGCCAGACCCAGCAGGCGTCGATGGAGAAGTTCATGACCGAGGAGGCGGGCTGGGAACAGGTCGACAGCGTGGCCACTCCGCTCGGCACGTCCGACTACTCGACGTACCTCTCGCAGGCGGCGAACTCCGGCGCGGACGTGCTCATCCTCAACCACTACGGCCTCGACGGGTCGAACTCCGTCCAGCAGGCGGTCGACGCCGGCATCGACCAAGACATGGAGATTATCGTTCCGCTGTACAACCGGCCGATGGCGGAGGCCGCCGGCGGTGCCATCGAGGACATCTACGGTACCGTCGCGTGGGACTCGCAGATAGACAACGAACCGTCGAACCAGTTCACGGAGGTGTTCCAGTCCGAGTACGACCGCATTCCCTCCGGGGTGGCACAACTCGCGTACGCGCAGACGCTGCAGTACGCCGCCGCCGCCGAACGCGCGGGAACGTTCTACCCGCCCGAGGTCATAAAACAGCTCGAAGGCTACGAGTACGACAACATCGGCATGGGCGCAGAGACGATGCGCAAGTGCGACCACCAAGCGCAACGCGACGTGCCCGTCGTCAAAGGCCTCTCCTCGTCGGACCAGTCCGACGGCCAGTACTACGAACTCGTGAACCTCACGAGCCGAGACGACCTCGGCTACGCCTGCGACGAAGGACCGGCCGCGGAGTGTGAACTCGGCTCCTACGAGTAG